A genomic window from Enoplosus armatus isolate fEnoArm2 chromosome 18, fEnoArm2.hap1, whole genome shotgun sequence includes:
- the nars1 gene encoding asparagine--tRNA ligase, cytoplasmic isoform X1 produces MATEITKGVEQVSVGEMYVSDKCGSDQGGDGTEQKPFKTPLKALMFAGKEPFPTIYVESQKEGERWAVISKTQMKNAKKAFNREQIKCDSKEKKEAEDNERREKNLEEAKKIIIEKDPSLPEPETVKIHQLEAKRGQRVKVFGWVHRLRRQGKNLMFIVLRDGTGFLQCVLSDKLCQCYNGLMLSTESTVALYGAVTPVPEGKQAPGGHELHCDFWELIGLAPAGGADNLLNEESDVDVQLNNRHMLIRGENVSKILRVRSTVTQCFRDHFFSHGYYEITPPTLVQTQVEGGSTLFNLNYFGEQAYLTQSSQLYLETCIPALGNTFCISQSYRAEQSRTRRHLSEYTHVEAECPFMSFEDLLTRLEDLVCDVVDRVLKSPAAQLLYDINPNFKPPKRPFKRMNYTEAIEWLREHDIKKDDGSFYEFGEDIPEAPERLMTDAINETILLCRFPAEIKSFYMQRCAEDKRLTESVDVLMPNVGEIVGGSMRIWDAEELLEGYEREGIDPTPYYWYTDQRKYGTCPHGGYGLGLERFLTWLLNRHHIRDVCLYPRFIQRCRP; encoded by the exons ATGGCGACGGAGATAACAAAAGGTGTGGAACAAGTCTCAGTGG GCGAGATGTACGTGTCGGACAAATGTGGCAGCGATCAGGGTGGGGACGGCACGGAGCAGAAACCCTTCAAAACTCCCCTCAAG GCTCTGATGTTTGCTGGGAAGGAACCCTTCCCGACCATCTACGTAGAATcacagaaggagggagag cgTTGGGCAGTGATCTCTAAGACGCAGATGAAGAACGCAAAGAAGGCCTTTAATCGTGAGCAGATAAAGTGTGATtccaaagaaaagaaggag GCAGAGGacaatgagaggagagagaagaaccTGGAAGAAGCCAAGAAGATCATCATTGAGAAGGACCCCAGCCTGCCTGAGCCTGAGACG GTCAAAATCCACCAATTGGAGGCCAAGAGAGGTCAGAGAGTCAAAGTGTTTGGATGGGTTCATCGCCTCAGGAGACAGG GGAAGAACCTGATGTTCATCGTGCTGAGAGATGGAACCGGTTTCCTCCAGTGTGTCCTGTCTGATAAACTG TGCCAGTGCTACAATGGCTTGATGCTGTCCACGGAGAGTACTGTAGCTCTGTACGGGGCCGTCACTCCAGTTCCTGAGGGGAaacag GCGCCCGGAGGCCACGAGCTGCACTGCGACTTCTGGGAGCTGATTGGCTTAGCTCCGGCAGGCGGGGCCGACAACCTGCTGAACGAGGAGTCGGACGTGGACGTCCAGCTGAACAACCGGCACATGCTGATCAGAGGAGAGAACGTCTCCAAGATCCTGCGAGTCCGATCCACCGTCACACAGTGCTTCAGGGACCACTTCTTCAGCCACGGATACTACGAG ATCACTCCTCCGACCCTGGTGCAGACTCAGGTGGAGGGCGGCTCCACGCTGTTTAACCTCAACTACTTTGGCGAGCAGGCGTACCTGACGCAGTCCTCCCAGCTCTACCTGGAGACCTGCATACCCGCCCTGGGCAACACCTTCTGCATCTCCCAGTCCTACCGGGCCGAGCAGTCCCGCACCCGCAGACACCTGTCCGA ATACACTCACGTCGAGGCAGAGTGTCCCTTCATGTCGTTTGAGGATCTGCTGACCAGGCTGGAGGACCTGGTGTGTGACGTGGTGGACCGGGTGCTCAAATCCCCCGCTGCACAGCTGCTCTACGACATCAACCCC aacttCAAACCCCCCAAGAGGCCATTCAAGAGGATGAACTACACTGAAGCCATCGAGTGGCTCAGAGAGCACGACATCAAGAAGGACGACGGCTCCTTCTACGAGTTTGGAGAG GACATCCCCGAGGCTCCAGAGAGGTTGATGACAGACGCCATCAACGAGACCATCCTGCTCTGCCGTTTCCCGGCTGAGATCAAATCCTTCTACATGCAGCGCTGCGCCGAGGACAAACGCCTCACTGAGTCG GTCGACGTGTTGATGCCAAATGTCGGCGAGATCGTCGGAGGCTCGATGCGTATCTGGGACGccgaggagctgctggagggcTACGAGAGGGAGGGGATCGACCCGACCCCGTACTACTGGTACACTGACCAG aggaagTACGGCACGTGTCCTCACGGCGGTTACGGTCTGGGTCTGGAGCGTTTCCTCACCTGGCTGCTGAACAGACATCACATCAGAGACGTCTGTCTGTACCCGCGATTCATCCAGCGCTGCCggccctga
- the txnl1 gene encoding thioredoxin-like protein 1, with product MVGVKVIGSDPDFQPELAAAGSRLAVVKFTMAGCRPCVRIAPAFNMLSNKYPQVVFLEVDVHVCQATAAANNISATPTFLFFRNRVRVDQYQGADAAGLEEKVKQHTENDPGNNEDSDIPKGYMDLMPFVSKAGCECLNESDDCGFDNCLIKDSSYLESDCDEQLLITIAFNQPVKLFSMKLLSSDFAQAPKVVKVFINLPQSMGFDDAERSEATQALELSEEDYKDDGLIPLRYVKFQNVQSATLFVKSNQGDEETTKINYLTFIGTPVQATNMNDFKRVVGKKGESH from the exons ATGGTCGGTGTTAAAGTGATCGGGAGCGATCCTGACTTTCAGCCGGAGCTAGCGGCCGCCGGCTCCAGGCTTGCCGTGGTGAAGTTCACAATGGCTGG gTGTCGGCCCTGTGTCAGAATAGCTCCAGCTTTCAACATGTTGAGTAACAAGTACCCACAGGTCGTCTTCCTTGAAGTAGATGTTCATGTCTGTCAG gcaacagcagcagccaacaACATCTCAGCCACCCCGACATTCTTGTTCTTCAGGAACCGGGTTCGGGTGGATCAGTATCAGGGGGCGGACGCTGCAGGTCTGGAGGAGAAGGTCAAACAGCATACAGAGAACGACCCAGGAAACAACGAGGACTCCGACATTCCAAAGGGATAC ATGGACCTCATGCCTTTTGTCAGCAAAGCCGGCTGCGAGTGCCTCAACGAGAGCGACGACTGTGGCTTCGACAACTGCTTAATCAAAGACTCCTCCTACCTGGAGTCTGACTGCGATGAGCAG TTGCTGATAACTATCGCCTTCAACCAGCCCGTGAAGCTCTTCTCCATGAAGCTCCTGTCCTCAGACTTtg CCCAAGCCCCTAAGGTGGTGAAGGTGTTCATCAATCTCCCTCAGTCGATGGGTTTCGACGACGCCGAGCGGAGTGAAGCCACTCAGGCTCTGGAGCTGTCGGAGGAAGACTACAAGGACGACGGTTTGATTCCTCTGCGCTACGTCAAGTTTCAGAACGTACAGAGTGCCACG ttGTTTGTCAAGTCGAACCAAGGAGACGAGGAGACGACAAAAATCAACTACCTGACATTCATAGGCACTCCAGTACAGGCCACCAACATGAACGACTTCAAGAGG GTCGtgggaaagaaaggagagagtcACTGA
- the fech gene encoding ferrochelatase, mitochondrial, translating into MMAVLGSAGRLIQLARNSVSLSVRRRSTAAALAQTVPPETQENRKPKTGILMLNMGGPEKLEDVHDFLLRLFMDTDLMKLPVQNKLGPFIAKRRTPKIQEQYSKIGGGSPIKHWTSMQGEGMVKLLDEMSPDTAPHKFYIGFRYVHPLTEEAIEEMEKDGVERAVAFTQYPQYSCSTTGSSLNAIYRYYSNRGDRPKMSWSVIDRWPTHPLLVECFAEHIGNELLKFPEEKRDDVVILFSAHSLPMAVVNRGDPYPQEVGATVQRVMERLGHCNPYRLVWQSRVGPMPWLGPQTDEVIKGLCERGKKNILMVPIAFTSDHIETLHELDIEYGQVLGEECGVENIRRAESLNGNPLFMKALADLVQSHLKSNKPCSRQLTLRCPLCTNPTCGETKAFFAGQTLS; encoded by the exons ATGATGGCAGTCCTGGGCAGCGCCGGTCGCCTGATCCAAC TTGCCAGGAACAGTGTCAGTCTGAGTGTAAGGAGACGCTCCACTGCTGCTGCGTTAGCCCAGACTGTGCCTCCAGAAACACAGGAGAACAg GAAACCCAAGACCGGCATCTTGATGCTGAACATGGGAGGACCCGAGAAACTGGAAGACGTTCATGACTTCCTACTGCGGCTCTTCATGGACACAGACCTGATGAAACTCCCTGTACAGAA TAAGCTCGGTCCGTTCATCGCCAAGCGGCGCACGCCGAAGATCCAGGAGCAGTACAGTAAGATCGGAGGGGGCTCGCCCATCAAACACTGGACCTCCATGCAGGGGGAGGGCATGGTGAAGCTGCTGGACGAGATGAGCCCCGACACAG CTCCTCACAAGTTCTACATCGGTTTCCGGTACGTTCACCCGCTGACGGAGGAAGCCATcgaggagatggagaaagacgGAGTGGAGAGGGCTGTGGCCTTCACGCAGTATCCTCAGTACAGCTGCTCCACCACAG GCAGCAGTCTGAACGCCATCTACCGTTACTACAGCAACAGGGGCGACAGGCCAAAAATGAGCTGGAGTGTCATCGACCGCTGGCCCACACACCCTCTGCTGGTGGag tgttTTGCAGAACACATCGGTAACGAGCTGCTGAAGTTTCCCGAAGAGAAGAGAGACGACGTCGTCATTCTGTTCTCGGCACACTCTCTCCCCATGGCT GTTGTAAACAGAGGTGACCCATACCCCCAGGAAGTGGGAGCCACAGTTCAGAGAGTCATGGAGAGACTGGGACACTGTAACCCTTACAGACTGGTGTGGCAGTCCAGG GTGGGGCCCATGCCGTGGCTCGGCCCCCAGACGGACGAGGTGATCAAAGGCCTGTGTGAACGAGGGAAGAAGAACATCCTGATGGTGCCCATCGCCTTCACCTCGGACCACATAGAGACTTTACACGAGCTAGACATCGAGTACGGACAGGTGCTGGGGGAGGAG TGTGGGGTGGAGAACATCAGGAGAGCAGAGTCGCTGAACGGGAACCCTCTCTTTATGAAG GCTCTGGCAGACCTGGTCCAGTCTCACCTGAAGTCCAACAAGCCCTGTTCCCGCCAGCTGACCCTCCGCTGCCCGCTGTGCACCAACCCCACCTGTGGAGAGACCAAGGCCTTCTTCGCCGGCCAGACACTCTCATAg
- the nars1 gene encoding asparagine--tRNA ligase, cytoplasmic isoform X2, with translation MATEITKGEMYVSDKCGSDQGGDGTEQKPFKTPLKALMFAGKEPFPTIYVESQKEGERWAVISKTQMKNAKKAFNREQIKCDSKEKKEAEDNERREKNLEEAKKIIIEKDPSLPEPETVKIHQLEAKRGQRVKVFGWVHRLRRQGKNLMFIVLRDGTGFLQCVLSDKLCQCYNGLMLSTESTVALYGAVTPVPEGKQAPGGHELHCDFWELIGLAPAGGADNLLNEESDVDVQLNNRHMLIRGENVSKILRVRSTVTQCFRDHFFSHGYYEITPPTLVQTQVEGGSTLFNLNYFGEQAYLTQSSQLYLETCIPALGNTFCISQSYRAEQSRTRRHLSEYTHVEAECPFMSFEDLLTRLEDLVCDVVDRVLKSPAAQLLYDINPNFKPPKRPFKRMNYTEAIEWLREHDIKKDDGSFYEFGEDIPEAPERLMTDAINETILLCRFPAEIKSFYMQRCAEDKRLTESVDVLMPNVGEIVGGSMRIWDAEELLEGYEREGIDPTPYYWYTDQRKYGTCPHGGYGLGLERFLTWLLNRHHIRDVCLYPRFIQRCRP, from the exons ATGGCGACGGAGATAACAAAAG GCGAGATGTACGTGTCGGACAAATGTGGCAGCGATCAGGGTGGGGACGGCACGGAGCAGAAACCCTTCAAAACTCCCCTCAAG GCTCTGATGTTTGCTGGGAAGGAACCCTTCCCGACCATCTACGTAGAATcacagaaggagggagag cgTTGGGCAGTGATCTCTAAGACGCAGATGAAGAACGCAAAGAAGGCCTTTAATCGTGAGCAGATAAAGTGTGATtccaaagaaaagaaggag GCAGAGGacaatgagaggagagagaagaaccTGGAAGAAGCCAAGAAGATCATCATTGAGAAGGACCCCAGCCTGCCTGAGCCTGAGACG GTCAAAATCCACCAATTGGAGGCCAAGAGAGGTCAGAGAGTCAAAGTGTTTGGATGGGTTCATCGCCTCAGGAGACAGG GGAAGAACCTGATGTTCATCGTGCTGAGAGATGGAACCGGTTTCCTCCAGTGTGTCCTGTCTGATAAACTG TGCCAGTGCTACAATGGCTTGATGCTGTCCACGGAGAGTACTGTAGCTCTGTACGGGGCCGTCACTCCAGTTCCTGAGGGGAaacag GCGCCCGGAGGCCACGAGCTGCACTGCGACTTCTGGGAGCTGATTGGCTTAGCTCCGGCAGGCGGGGCCGACAACCTGCTGAACGAGGAGTCGGACGTGGACGTCCAGCTGAACAACCGGCACATGCTGATCAGAGGAGAGAACGTCTCCAAGATCCTGCGAGTCCGATCCACCGTCACACAGTGCTTCAGGGACCACTTCTTCAGCCACGGATACTACGAG ATCACTCCTCCGACCCTGGTGCAGACTCAGGTGGAGGGCGGCTCCACGCTGTTTAACCTCAACTACTTTGGCGAGCAGGCGTACCTGACGCAGTCCTCCCAGCTCTACCTGGAGACCTGCATACCCGCCCTGGGCAACACCTTCTGCATCTCCCAGTCCTACCGGGCCGAGCAGTCCCGCACCCGCAGACACCTGTCCGA ATACACTCACGTCGAGGCAGAGTGTCCCTTCATGTCGTTTGAGGATCTGCTGACCAGGCTGGAGGACCTGGTGTGTGACGTGGTGGACCGGGTGCTCAAATCCCCCGCTGCACAGCTGCTCTACGACATCAACCCC aacttCAAACCCCCCAAGAGGCCATTCAAGAGGATGAACTACACTGAAGCCATCGAGTGGCTCAGAGAGCACGACATCAAGAAGGACGACGGCTCCTTCTACGAGTTTGGAGAG GACATCCCCGAGGCTCCAGAGAGGTTGATGACAGACGCCATCAACGAGACCATCCTGCTCTGCCGTTTCCCGGCTGAGATCAAATCCTTCTACATGCAGCGCTGCGCCGAGGACAAACGCCTCACTGAGTCG GTCGACGTGTTGATGCCAAATGTCGGCGAGATCGTCGGAGGCTCGATGCGTATCTGGGACGccgaggagctgctggagggcTACGAGAGGGAGGGGATCGACCCGACCCCGTACTACTGGTACACTGACCAG aggaagTACGGCACGTGTCCTCACGGCGGTTACGGTCTGGGTCTGGAGCGTTTCCTCACCTGGCTGCTGAACAGACATCACATCAGAGACGTCTGTCTGTACCCGCGATTCATCCAGCGCTGCCggccctga
- the LOC139301061 gene encoding E3 ubiquitin/ISG15 ligase TRIM25-like: protein MAQQGIQVDQEKLCCSICLDLLKDPVTIPCGHSYCMSCIRIHWEDQKKNYNCPQCRQIFTPRPAVVTNTMLADLVEEMKKTGLQAPADRCYAGPGDVACDCCTDRKRKASKSCLQCLVSYCEQHLQPHYESPAFKKHKLVDPSKKLQENICTRHNEVMKIFCRTDKHCICYLCSMDEHKGHDTVSAAAEWTERRKELGVSRQKIQQRIQDREKDVGVLRQEVEAINRSADNAVRDSEKLFTDVKQQIRSLQKIEVTSVNELQEKMEREIAELRRKDAELEQLSHTEDHTQFLHNYTSLSRFSEATDSLGINVRSVRYTEDMTAAVSEVRDKLQDILSEEWPKSSLTETGVDDLLPQAEPKTRAEFLKHSCQMALDPNSAHKCIFVESTMGRYWYDDNSCCDHPDRFTDWTQVLCRESLTGRCYWEVEWEGPDVFVAVAYKTISRAGSGSAFGNNDKSWALQCFDGGYEFRHNNIRTSISGPHSYKIGVYLDHSAGVLSFYSVSETMTLLHRVRTTFSLPLCAGLGVHIREASAKICNA from the coding sequence ATGGCACAGCAAGGGATTCAGGTGGACCAGGAAAAACTCTGCTGTTCAATCTGTCTGGATCTACTGAAGGATCCAGTGACTATTCCCTGTGGGcacagctactgcatgagctGTATTAGAATCCACTGGGAGGATCAGAAGAAAAACTACAACTGTCCTCAGTGCAGGCAGATCTTCACACCGAGGCCTGCCGTGGTGACAAACACCATGTTAGCAGATTTagtggaggagatgaagaagaccGGACTCCAGGCTCCAGCCGATCGCTGCTATGCCGGACCTGGGGATGTGGCCTGTGATTGCTGCACCGACAGAAAGCGGAAAGCGTCCAAGTCCTGCCTGCAGTGTCTGGTCTCTTACTGTGAGCAGCACCTCCAGCCTCACTACGAATCCCCCgcctttaaaaaacacaagctgGTCGACCCCTCCAAGAAGCTTCAGGAGAACATCTGCACTCGTCAcaatgaggtgatgaagattTTCTGCCGCACCGATAAGCACTGCATCTGTTATCTGTGCTCCATGGATGAACACAAAGGCCACGACACggtttcagctgcagcagaatggACCGAGAGGCGGAAGGAGCTCGGGGTGAGTCGGCAAAAGatccagcagagaatccaggacagagagaaagacgtgGGGGTGCTCCggcaggaggtggaggcgaTCAACCGCTCCGCTGATAACGCAGTGAGGGACAGCGAGAAGCTCTTCACCGATGTGAAGCAGCAGATCAGATCCCTCCAGAAAATTGAAGTGACCAGCGTCAACGAGCTTCAGGAGAAGATGGAGCGGGAGATTGCTGAGCTGAGGAGGAAAGACGCTGAGCTGGAGCAGCTCTCGCACACAGAGGACCACACCCAGTTTCTACACAACTACACCTCGCTGTCACGTTTTAGTGAGGCTACAGACTCACTTGGCATCAATGTCCGATCCGTGCGGTACACCGAGGACATGACGGCAGCtgtgtcagaggtcagagatAAGCTGCAGGACATTCTCAGTGAGGAATGGCCCAAGAGCTCACTGACGGAGACCGGAGTGGATGATTTACTGCCACAGGCAGAGCCCAAGACCAGAGCTGAATTCCTCAAACATTCATGTCAAATGGCACTGGATCCAAACTCGGCACACAAATGTATCTTTGTTGAAAGCACAATGGGAAGATATTGGTATGATGACAACTCCTGTTGTGATCACCCGGACAGATTCACTGACTGGACTCAGGTTTTGTGTAGAGAAAGTCTGACTGGacgttgttactgggaggtggagtgggAAGGGCCCGACGTTTTTGTAGCAGTCGCATACAAAACTATTAGCAGAGCAGGATCAGGAAGTGCATTTGGAAACAATGACAAGTCTTGGGCATTACAATGTTTCGATGGTGGTTATGAATTCAGACATAACAACATCAGAACCTCCATCTCAGGTCCCCACTCCTACAAAATCGGCGTGTACCTGGATCACAGTGCAGGCGTTCTGTCATTCTACAGCGTCTCTGAAACTATGACTCTCCTCCATAGAGTCCGGACCACATTCAGTCTGCCCCTCTGTGCTGGACTTGGTGTACATATCAGAGAAGCCTCTGCTAAGATCTGCAATGCTTGA